The following proteins are co-located in the Triticum aestivum cultivar Chinese Spring chromosome 1A, IWGSC CS RefSeq v2.1, whole genome shotgun sequence genome:
- the LOC123185527 gene encoding LEAF RUST 10 DISEASE-RESISTANCEUS RECEPTOR-LIKE PROTEIN KINASE-like 2.3: MGNSGAFHSSLTLQSLTVFSLVAVFAADHVQGGDDGCSPFSCGHLRDISYPFRQRGDPLDCGVEAYELGCTSSKATIHINTGTYYVTAINYTGSYFWVMDPIFNTNSSCPLPLWNHVPYIGTYLGGIDSVSPPGFRYLVSQSYEAACFANCSQAVTNNSAYKPVACLSANNSHVYVWVSNYTYCVVEDLEPYCGYLAKIPFGNEYSSDWGPLQNASYADITQFISKGFTVRFPVDTMGPSASVKLRKNINLCLNNSISYFKEQSSGASIVNWTHAFFWSEVHFLECVTQLSNDHYYTTPFVLVVVTILSAIAIPKFFFVLLRLLLAPLAVWIFLAYKYWKTRIIIDAVEKFLRIQQMIGPTRYAYTDIVVITSHFRDKLGQGGYGTVYKGVLLPGGVHVAVKMLEGNSNCNGEDFISEVSTIGRIHHVNVVRLVGFCSEEMRTALVYEYMPHGSLDQYIFSAEKSFSWDKLNEIALGIARGINYLHQGCDMQILHFDIKPHNILLDSNFVPKVADFGLAKLYPRGDSFVPLSAMRGTVGYIAPEMISRSFGVISSKSDVYSFGMLLLEMAGGRRNADPNMGSSSQAYYPSWVYDQLTQEEAGEISPVNADMHELEKKLCIVGLWCIQMRSRDRPTMSEVIEILDAGTDSLQMPSRPFFCDEGHIHVDDSYHFTSELTVVSEEESTAVSEEDNL, encoded by the exons ATGGGGAACTCCGGTGCATTTCATAGTTCACTTACCCTACAATCCTTAACTGTCTTCTCCCTCGTTGCTGTTTTTGCAGCAGATCATGTCCAGGGAGGAGATGATGGGTGCTCACCTTTCTCCTGTGGACATCTCCGAGACATATCATATCCTTTCCGTCAGCGAGGTGATCCTCTTGATTGCGGTGTTGAAGCATACGAGCTGGGTTGTACCAGTAGCAAGGCTACAATTCACATCAACACAGGAACATACTATGTGACTGCCATCAACTACACTGGTTCCTACTTCTGGGTCATGGATCCCATCTTCAATACCAATAGCAGCTGCCCTCTTCCACTGTGGAATCACGTTCCTTACATTGGTACATACTTGGGCGGAATTGATTCAGTTTCACCACCTGGCTTTCGGTATTTGGTCTCTCAAAGCTATGAAGCAGCTTGTTTTGCTAATTGTTCGCAAGCAGTAACGAATAATAGTGCATACAAACCCGTTGCTTGCCTGAGTGCCAACAATTCACATGTTTATGTCTGGGTGTCTAATTACACATATTGTGTGGTTGAAGATCTTGAGCCTTATTGTGGATACCTGGCCAAGATTCCATTTGGTAACGAGTATTCTTCTGATTGGGGACCGCTACAGAATGCAAGTTATGCAGATATCACACAATTCATAAGTAAGGGCTTTACTGTCCGATTTCCTGTGGACACCATGGGGCCTTCTGCTTCTGTGAAGTTAAGAAAGAACATCAATTTATGCCTCAACAATTCAATCAG CTACTTCAAGGAGCAATCATCTGGTGCAAGCATCGTGAATTGGACTCATGCTTTTTTCTGGAGTGAAGTGCACTTCTTAGAATGCGTGACTCAGTTGTCCAACGATCACTACTACACAACACCGTTTGTTTTGGTTGTTGTGACCATATTATCTGCGATTGCTATCCCCAAGTTCTTTTTCG TACTATTGAGGTTATTGTTGGCACCCCTAGCTGTATGGATATTCCTAGCATACAAGTACTGGAAAACAAGGATCATAATTGATGCAGTTGAGAAGTTCCTCAGGATTCAACAAATGATTGGCCCAACAAGGTACGCCTACACAGACATCGTTGTAATCACAAGCCATTTCAGAGATAAATTGGGCCAAGGGGGCTACGGTACGGTGTACAAGGGTGTGCTTCTCCCAGGTGGCGTCCATGTCGCCGTCAAGATGCTAGAGGGCAATTCCAACTGCAATGGAGAAGATTTCATCAGCGAGGTCTCCACCATCGGCAGGATCCACCACGTCAACGTGGTGCGTTTAGTGGGGTTCTGCTCGGAGGAAATGAGAACGGCCCTAGTCTATGAGTACATGCCCCATGGTTCTCTGGACCAGTACATCTTCTCTGCTGAGAAAAGCTTCTCATGGGACAAGCTCAACGAGATCGCTCTGGGCATTGCCAGGGGGATCAACTACCTACACCAAGGGTGCGACATGCAGATTCTGCACTTTGACATCAAGCCACACAACATCCTTCTCGACAGCAATTTCGTCCCAAAGGTCGCCGATTTCGGGCTCGCCAAACTATACCCGAGGGGTGACAGTTTCGTGCCACTGAGCGCCATGCGGGGAACCGTCGGCTACATAGCCCCCGAGATGATATCCCGGAGCTTCGGTGTCATATCCAGCAAAtccgacgtgtacagcttcgggATGCTGCTGCTGGAGATGGCCGGCGGGAGAAGGAACGCTGATCCAAACATGGGGTCCTCAAGCCAGGCATACTACCCATCATGGGTGTACGACCAGCTGACTCAGGAAGAAGCGGGCGAGATATCTCCAGTTAATGCCGACATGCACGAGCTGGAGAAGAAGCTGTGTATTGTCGGATTATGGTGTATTCAGATGAGGTCTCGTGATCGGCCAACAATGAGCGAGGTCATTGAGATCCTGGATGCCGGGACCGACAGCCTGCAGATGCCTTCAAGACCGTTTTTCTGTGACGAAGGGCACATCCATGTGGACGACTCTTACCATTTCACTTCCGAGCTGACGGTGGTGTCAGAGGAGGAATCGACTGCGGTGTCAGAGGAAGACAATTTGTGA